The following proteins are encoded in a genomic region of Triticum dicoccoides isolate Atlit2015 ecotype Zavitan chromosome 1B, WEW_v2.0, whole genome shotgun sequence:
- the LOC119336629 gene encoding uncharacterized protein LOC119336629: MEVLGKSVIAEPSNVIFLSTILNTEGEIPSHKCDKRCQNEHIFGNMYRCKLTGMTHICDKNCNQRILYDNHNSLCRVSGQLFPLSPLELQAVRGIRRKHEADSHEGCSFKRRRGAQLHPSPFERSYSAVSPIPSQAGDGMDLS; this comes from the coding sequence ATGGAGGTACTTGGCAAATCTGTGATTGCTGAGCCCAGCAATGTGATTTTCTTGTCCACTATTCTGAACACAGAAGGGGAAATCCCCAGTCACAAGTGTGACAAGAGGTGCCAGAATGAGCACATCTTTGGAAACATGTACCGCTGTAAACTGACTGGAATGACACATATTTGTGACAAAAACTGTAACCAGAGGATCCTCTATGACAACCACAACTCGCTTTGCCGAGTGAGTGGGCAGTTGTTCCCGCTCTCGCCACTGGAGCTGCAGGCAGTGAGGGGGATTCGGAGGAagcatgaagctgacagccatgaagGGTGCTCCTTCAAGCGCAGGCGTGGTGCACAGCTGCATCCTTCCCCTTTTGAGAGGTCCTACTCCGCCGTGTCTCCGATACCGAGCCAAGCTGGAGATGGCATGGACCTGAGCTAG
- the LOC119336637 gene encoding probable plastid-lipid-associated protein 10, chloroplastic isoform X1 has product MALAAAPSSRFPTAPFRPSPSSPLQRHAHFRPQNPRRSPPPLLAAAAAAPLTAADTEGRKHELLRAVQETGRGSGASPDQRAAIEEAIVCVEELGAGEGVPLDLTALDGTWRLCYTSASDVLMLFEAAERLPLLQVGQIYQKFECKGRSDGGIVRNVVRWSIENLLEEQEGATLMVSAKFDVLSKRNIFLQFEEVAVENIKISEQLQALIAPAILPRSFLSLQILQFLKTFRAQVPISGPERRSPGGLYYLSYLDRDMLLGRSVGSGGVFIFTRAQPLL; this is encoded by the exons ATGGCGCTCGCCGCCGCTCCCTCCAGCCGGTTCCCCACCGCTCCTTTCCGACCATCGCCGTCTTCGCCTCTCCAGAGACACGCGCACTTCCGCCCTCAGAACCCACGTCGCAGCCCTCCTCCACTcctcgccgccgcggccgccgccccgCTCACCGCA GCGGACACGGAGGGGCGGAAGCACGAGCTGCTGCGGGCGGTGCAGGAGACAGGACGCGGCTCGGGCGCCAGCCCCGACCAGCGCGCGGCCATCGAGGAGGCCATC GTGTGCGTGGAGGAGCTCGGCGCCGGGGAGGGGGTGCCGCTGGACCTCACGGCGCTCGACGGCACCTGGAGGCTGTGCTACACGTCTGCATCGGACGTGCTTATGCTCTTCGAGGCGGCCGAGAGGCTCCCTCTCCTGCAG GTAGGGCAAATATACCAGAAATTTGAGTGCAAGGGTCGGTCggatggtggaattgtgcggaatgtcGTGCGTTGGAGCATCGAGAACTTGCTGGAG GAGCAAGAGGGTGCAACACTGATGGTCTCTGCAAAATTTGATGTTCTGTCTAAGCGCAACATATTTCTTCAGTTCGAGGAG GTAGCTGTAGAGAATATCAAGATTAGTGAGCAGCTACAAGCACTGATAGCTCCTGCTATACTTCCTCGGTCTTTTTTGAGTCTTCAG ATATTGCAGTTCCTTAAAACTTTCCGAGCTCAAGTTCCTATCAGCGGCCCCGAAAG ACGATCACCTGGAGGACTATACTATCTTTCTTACCTTGACCGTGACATGCTCCTGGGGCGTTCAGTTGGCAGTGGTGGTGTTTTTATTTTCACAAGAGCCCAGCCTCTATTATGA
- the LOC119336637 gene encoding probable plastid-lipid-associated protein 10, chloroplastic isoform X2, with protein MALAAAPSSRFPTAPFRPSPSSPLQRHAHFRPQNPRRSPPPLLAAAAAAPLTAADTEGRKHELLRAVQETGRGSGASPDQRAAIEEAIVCVEELGAGEGVPLDLTALDGTWRLCYTSASDVLMLFEAAERLPLLQVGQIYQKFECKGRSDGGIVRNVVRWSIENLLEEQEGATLMVSAKFDVLSKRNIFLQFEEVAVENIKISEQLQALIAPAILPRSFLSLQILQFLKTFRAQVPISGPERCMCFHRIYQLYLEKEASGVCNSVETHRTL; from the exons ATGGCGCTCGCCGCCGCTCCCTCCAGCCGGTTCCCCACCGCTCCTTTCCGACCATCGCCGTCTTCGCCTCTCCAGAGACACGCGCACTTCCGCCCTCAGAACCCACGTCGCAGCCCTCCTCCACTcctcgccgccgcggccgccgccccgCTCACCGCA GCGGACACGGAGGGGCGGAAGCACGAGCTGCTGCGGGCGGTGCAGGAGACAGGACGCGGCTCGGGCGCCAGCCCCGACCAGCGCGCGGCCATCGAGGAGGCCATC GTGTGCGTGGAGGAGCTCGGCGCCGGGGAGGGGGTGCCGCTGGACCTCACGGCGCTCGACGGCACCTGGAGGCTGTGCTACACGTCTGCATCGGACGTGCTTATGCTCTTCGAGGCGGCCGAGAGGCTCCCTCTCCTGCAG GTAGGGCAAATATACCAGAAATTTGAGTGCAAGGGTCGGTCggatggtggaattgtgcggaatgtcGTGCGTTGGAGCATCGAGAACTTGCTGGAG GAGCAAGAGGGTGCAACACTGATGGTCTCTGCAAAATTTGATGTTCTGTCTAAGCGCAACATATTTCTTCAGTTCGAGGAG GTAGCTGTAGAGAATATCAAGATTAGTGAGCAGCTACAAGCACTGATAGCTCCTGCTATACTTCCTCGGTCTTTTTTGAGTCTTCAG ATATTGCAGTTCCTTAAAACTTTCCGAGCTCAAGTTCCTATCAGCGGCCCCGAAAG ATGCATGTGCTTTCATCGAATCTACCAGCTCTATCTGGAAAAGGAAGCAAGTGGAGTATGCAACTCAGTTGAGACGCATCGGACCTTATGA
- the LOC119336648 gene encoding protein RESPONSE TO LOW SULFUR 2-like — protein MARKAAAAMDGKSSELARAVAEAEAREERLRRELEAALARVAVAEEAEERLCVQLGELEAEAMTQAMEYQQHVRALSERLALMDGLLRSSGLHSGVVQSGLH, from the coding sequence ATGGCGAGGAAGGCAGCAGCGGCCATGGACGGCAAGAGCTCCGAGCTCGCGAGGGccgtggcggaggcggaggcgagggAGGAACGGctgaggcgggagctggaggcagcGCTGGCGCGGGTGGCCGTGGCGGAGGAGGCCGAGGAGCGGCTGTGCGTGCAGCTcggcgagctggaggccgaggccatGACGCAGGCCATGGAGTACCAGCAGCACGTCAGGGCGCTCTCCGAGAGGCTCGCCCTCATGGACGGCCTGCTCAGGTCCTCCGGCCTCCACAGCGGCGTCGTGCAATCCGGCCTTCACTGA